From a region of the Candidatus Blochmanniella camponoti genome:
- the accA gene encoding acetyl-CoA carboxylase carboxyl transferase subunit alpha, with product MGLNVLDFEKPILDLEEKINSLTSIVHADKKSKKNVNAEINRLRSKSVELTQKIFSNLNAWQIAQLARHPKRPYTLDYIERIFNDFDELSGDRVYADDKAIVGGIARLNSRPVMIIGHQKGRDTKEKIKRNFGMSAPEGYRKALRLMKMAERFKIPLITFIDTPGAYPGVGAEKRGQSAAIAKNLRTMSILKIPIICTVIGEGGSGGALAISVGDKVNMLEYSTYSVISPEGCASILWKNVKKAPIAAEAMGITAYRLKELNLIDSVISEPLGGAHRDILTTSISLKTQLLLDLTELDSFDEKELLNRRYHRLMHYGYC from the coding sequence ATGGGTTTAAATGTTCTTGATTTTGAAAAACCTATCTTAGATTTAGAAGAAAAAATTAATTCTTTAACATCGATAGTACACGCAGATAAAAAATCAAAAAAAAATGTTAATGCAGAAATTAATCGTCTTCGTTCTAAAAGTGTTGAGCTTACCCAAAAAATATTTTCTAATTTAAATGCCTGGCAAATTGCTCAATTAGCACGACATCCTAAACGTCCATACACTTTAGATTATATAGAGCGTATATTTAATGATTTCGATGAATTATCTGGTGATCGAGTATACGCTGATGACAAAGCTATTGTAGGCGGCATAGCAAGACTCAATTCCCGACCAGTCATGATCATTGGGCATCAGAAAGGTCGTGACACTAAAGAAAAAATTAAACGAAATTTTGGTATGTCCGCGCCAGAAGGGTACCGAAAAGCATTACGTCTGATGAAAATGGCAGAACGATTCAAAATACCACTGATTACTTTTATAGATACTCCAGGTGCTTATCCTGGAGTGGGCGCAGAAAAACGTGGACAATCTGCAGCAATCGCTAAAAATTTACGTACAATGTCAATATTAAAAATACCGATTATATGTACCGTAATTGGAGAAGGGGGTTCCGGAGGGGCTTTAGCTATCAGCGTTGGCGATAAAGTTAATATGTTAGAATATAGTACATATTCTGTAATTTCTCCAGAAGGATGTGCATCCATTTTATGGAAAAATGTTAAAAAAGCTCCTATAGCTGCCGAAGCAATGGGTATTACTGCTTATCGATTGAAAGAACTAAATCTAATTGATAGTGTGATTTCTGAACCATTAGGCGGAGCACATAGAGATATATTAACTACATCTATTTCATTAAAAACTCAATTATTATTAGATTTGACCGAATTAGATTCTTTTGATGAAAAAGAATTGTTAAATCGACGATATCACAGATTAATGCATTATGGATATTGTTAA
- the tilS gene encoding tRNA lysidine(34) synthetase TilS, giving the protein MITINTSSENWDLYYKVTHCLAGHTRLLLSYSGGLDSTVLLDILTRLKNSSDHFTSSPFILRAIYVHHGISNYADKWASHCSNQCKIRGIPFSVIHINCYNAENKQRNIEALARNLRYKKLYNHLNSKEILLTAHHMNDQVESLFLALKRGSGPSGLSGMSKNTLYANKYRLLRPLLDCSREQLEMYAYKKKLAWIEDDTNTDTRFDRNFLRIKILPSIYRRWPCFNQVVARTAQLCRDQENLLNELLSESFQKLIDESDGSLLFIPLFQYSIPKRQALLRRWLSHFSMKMPSYQLINRIWKEVVLSRRDATPILQLDKYLCRRFREKLYILPVNMRCSLNRIELSWNIIHNIFILPYNLGKLIYQPLSINEHIPKNAFNPHLNINFSLNMSHDVFEKSKKILTHCFVRAPKSDEKISIIFGNIDGLLYILGRNHGRHLKKIWQELGVPPWLRSRIPLLFYNKTLITAIGVFITHNGKITSKENTSWQISWLQDILSYKIFKNSVRYHLK; this is encoded by the coding sequence ATGATCACAATCAATACATCTTCAGAAAATTGGGATTTATATTACAAAGTAACGCATTGTCTTGCTGGACATACAAGATTACTATTATCTTATAGTGGAGGACTGGATTCTACAGTACTTCTAGATATCTTAACAAGATTAAAAAATAGTTCTGATCATTTCACATCATCTCCATTCATTTTGCGTGCAATCTATGTACATCATGGTATCAGTAATTATGCAGATAAATGGGCTAGTCATTGCTCTAATCAATGTAAAATACGGGGTATACCTTTTTCAGTCATTCATATCAATTGCTACAACGCAGAAAATAAACAACGCAATATAGAAGCATTAGCACGAAATCTTCGTTATAAAAAATTGTACAATCATTTAAATTCAAAAGAAATACTTTTGACCGCGCATCACATGAATGATCAAGTAGAAAGTTTGTTCCTTGCACTAAAGAGAGGGAGTGGCCCATCTGGACTATCTGGAATGAGTAAAAATACATTATATGCTAATAAATACAGGTTATTAAGACCTTTATTGGATTGCTCTCGTGAACAATTAGAAATGTATGCTTATAAAAAAAAACTTGCCTGGATAGAAGACGATACGAATACGGATACACGTTTTGATCGTAATTTTTTGCGTATAAAAATTTTGCCATCAATATATCGACGTTGGCCTTGTTTTAATCAAGTAGTTGCGCGTACCGCGCAACTATGCAGAGATCAAGAGAATTTATTAAATGAATTGTTGTCAGAATCTTTTCAAAAATTAATTGATGAATCAGATGGTTCTTTGCTATTTATCCCGTTATTCCAATATAGCATACCAAAAAGACAAGCTTTACTACGTCGTTGGCTATCGCATTTTTCTATGAAGATGCCTTCTTATCAACTTATAAATCGTATTTGGAAAGAAGTAGTATTAAGCCGGAGAGATGCAACCCCAATACTACAATTAGATAAATATCTATGTCGTCGTTTCCGTGAAAAGTTGTATATTTTACCTGTAAATATGAGATGTTCTTTAAATAGAATTGAATTATCATGGAACATCATACATAATATATTTATACTACCATATAATTTAGGTAAATTAATATATCAACCATTAAGTATCAATGAACATATACCTAAAAATGCATTTAATCCGCATTTAAACATAAATTTTTCATTAAATATGTCTCATGATGTTTTTGAAAAATCTAAAAAAATTTTAACGCATTGTTTTGTGCGAGCCCCAAAATCTGATGAAAAAATATCAATCATTTTTGGAAATATAGATGGGTTATTATATATCTTAGGAAGAAATCATGGTCGACATTTAAAAAAAATTTGGCAGGAATTAGGTGTACCTCCATGGCTAAGAAGCCGTATTCCTTTGCTTTTTTATAATAAAACATTAATTACTGCTATAGGAGTATTCATTACTCACAATGGCAAGATTACAAGTAAAGAGAATACATCATGGCAAATATCTTGGTTACAAGATATTTTATCTTATAAAATTTTTAAAAATAGCGTTCGTTATCATTTAAAATGA
- a CDS encoding proline--tRNA ligase yields the protein MRTSQYLLATLKEVPKNCKAISHQLMLRAGLIRQVSSGLYTWLPTGLRVLRKIENIIREEMSKIGAIEIAMPIVQPARLWKKSGRWTGYGTELLRFKNRNNQEFVLGPTHEEMVSEIICKETMLYKQFPLIVYQIHTKYRDEARPRSGVIRAREFIMKDGYSFHINQKSLQNTYNDMYQTYHTIFNRIGLNFCVVQAEPGRIGGILSHEFQAYSENGEDSIAVPMIPENNLIDCQLLNDVIPIKIQPKTAVETMQLIAAPHISSVEELINQFNLSIHQVVKTIIVRAKNKHINNDYSLLGLVIRADHQISLKKIAMIPQIHTPLSCIEPEEIQIITGAQPNLLGPINLSIPLIVDYTVAKMNDFVAGSNMSGKYFFGVNWNRDMLFSKVADLHEVLHHNSYTNKKNILSIHNCIEIGHIFQLGQKYLNLNTNYSQKNNERKHNFSMEMGCYGIGITRIIAVIIEQNYDKNGILWPDVIAPFKLAIIPIDMYRSVNVRSIAEKIYTQLLSAIGIDILIDDRKEYPGTMFSDIDLIGIPHILIISDRSLANQEVEYKYRKKNEIKKIKLEMLIRYLIEKIVSS from the coding sequence GGATTACGTGTGTTACGGAAAATAGAAAATATTATTCGAGAAGAAATGAGTAAAATTGGTGCTATTGAAATAGCTATGCCGATAGTTCAACCTGCGAGATTATGGAAAAAAAGTGGTCGTTGGACAGGATACGGCACAGAATTATTGCGTTTTAAAAATCGTAATAATCAGGAATTTGTATTAGGCCCAACTCATGAAGAAATGGTGTCAGAAATTATTTGTAAAGAAACAATGCTTTATAAACAGTTTCCATTAATTGTGTATCAAATTCATACTAAATACCGTGATGAAGCCCGTCCTCGATCTGGAGTAATACGTGCTAGAGAATTCATTATGAAAGATGGATATTCTTTTCATATCAATCAGAAATCTCTTCAGAACACATATAATGATATGTATCAAACATATCACACTATTTTTAATCGTATTGGCCTAAATTTTTGTGTTGTTCAAGCTGAACCTGGTAGAATCGGGGGAATATTGTCTCATGAGTTTCAAGCATATTCTGAAAATGGTGAAGATAGTATCGCGGTTCCTATGATACCTGAGAATAATTTAATTGACTGCCAGTTATTGAATGATGTGATTCCTATCAAAATACAACCAAAAACGGCCGTAGAAACAATGCAATTAATAGCAGCTCCTCATATTAGTTCTGTAGAAGAACTAATTAATCAGTTTAATTTATCTATACATCAAGTTGTAAAAACAATAATTGTACGCGCTAAAAATAAACATATCAATAATGATTATTCTTTGTTAGGATTAGTCATTCGAGCTGATCATCAAATTAGTTTAAAAAAAATTGCGATGATTCCACAAATACATACCCCTTTATCTTGTATCGAACCAGAAGAAATCCAAATTATTACTGGAGCACAGCCCAATCTGTTGGGACCTATTAATTTGTCTATACCACTGATTGTAGATTATACTGTAGCAAAAATGAATGATTTTGTCGCCGGATCTAACATGAGCGGCAAATATTTTTTTGGAGTTAATTGGAATCGCGATATGCTATTTTCAAAAGTAGCGGATTTACATGAAGTATTGCATCATAATTCATATACTAATAAAAAAAATATCTTATCCATTCATAACTGTATTGAAATAGGACACATATTTCAATTAGGACAAAAATACTTAAACTTGAATACTAATTATTCACAAAAAAATAATGAGCGTAAACATAATTTTTCAATGGAAATGGGTTGTTATGGTATCGGAATTACTCGTATTATTGCTGTGATTATTGAACAAAATTATGATAAAAATGGTATTTTATGGCCGGATGTAATCGCGCCATTCAAATTAGCGATCATACCGATTGATATGTATCGTTCTGTTAATGTAAGAAGTATTGCAGAAAAAATTTATACACAACTATTATCTGCTATAGGAATAGATATATTAATTGATGATCGTAAAGAATACCCAGGTACAATGTTTTCTGATATAGATTTGATCGGAATACCACATATTCTGATTATTAGTGATCGTAGTTTAGCTAATCAAGAAGTAGAATATAAATATCGTAAAAAAAATGAAATAAAAAAAATTAAACTCGAAATGTTAATACGTTATTTGATTGAAAAAATTGTTTCTTCATGA